TCTTCGCGGTGTGGGCCGCGGCGACCTTGAGCGGCTGGGTGTCGAAGACCTTCCTGGCCGACCCGCTGACGATGGTGAAGTCCGGCTTCGACCTGCTGGTGCACCAAGGGTTCGGCAAGGACATCGGCATGACGGTCTGGCGCGTGGTCGGCGGCTTCGCCATCGCCGCGTTGTTCGCCGTGCCGCTGGGCGTCGCGATGGGCGCGTACAAGCCGGTGGAAGCCTTCTTCGAGCCTTTCGTCAGCTTCGCCCGCTACCTGCCTGCGTCCGCCTTCATCCCGCTCCTGATCCTGTGGGCCGGCATTGGCGAGGCGCAGAAACTGGCGGTGATCTTCATCGGCTCCTTCTTCCAGCTAGTGCTGATGATCGCGGTGAGCGTGGGCAACACGCGCCGCGACCTGGTGGAGGCGGCGTACACGCTGGGCGCGAGGGACCAGGGCATCGTCGCCCGCGTGCTGCTGCCTTCCAGCGCGCCGGAAGTC
The sequence above is a segment of the Ramlibacter agri genome. Coding sequences within it:
- a CDS encoding ABC transporter permease subunit, producing the protein MRPLQPVRPGARLALGFAFFALFFAVWAAATLSGWVSKTFLADPLTMVKSGFDLLVHQGFGKDIGMTVWRVVGGFAIAALFAVPLGVAMGAYKPVEAFFEPFVSFARYLPASAFIPLLILWAGIGEAQKLAVIFIGSFFQLVLMIAVSVGNTRRDLVEAAYTLGARDQGIVARVLLPSSAPEVAETLRMVLGWAWTYVIVAELIGASSGIGHMITDSQALLATDQIIFGIIVIGLIGLVTDFAFKAFNRKLFPWAQIAR